One Frankia alni ACN14a DNA window includes the following coding sequences:
- a CDS encoding VOC family protein yields the protein MTSLIRNIEFDCADAYALGSFWAEVLGGVLHQDDRPEVPEVLVSTGEGSGPGLLFLLVPEGKKVKNRLHLDLQPQDRSRDEEVERLLGLGAKVVADFRKPDGTGWVVMIDIEGNEFCVERSQAERIVTGDI from the coding sequence ATGACTTCGCTCATACGCAATATCGAGTTCGACTGCGCCGATGCCTACGCTCTCGGGTCCTTTTGGGCAGAGGTCCTGGGAGGGGTCCTGCACCAGGACGACCGGCCCGAGGTTCCGGAGGTACTCGTGAGCACCGGAGAGGGCAGCGGTCCAGGCCTTCTTTTCCTCCTCGTACCCGAGGGCAAGAAGGTCAAGAACCGGCTGCACCTGGATCTTCAGCCACAGGACCGATCTCGAGATGAAGAAGTCGAGCGGCTGTTGGGCCTGGGCGCGAAGGTTGTCGCGGACTTCCGCAAGCCGGACGGTACGGGCTGGGTCGTCATGATCGACATTGAAGGGAACGAATTCTGTGTGGAGCGCAGTCAGGCAGAGCGAATCGTGACCGGGGATATCTAG
- a CDS encoding PaaI family thioesterase, which translates to MAVRPANPDYVRFVTETVLSMPAAARLGFRVGRVTPGEVELLQPWRHELTQHDGHLQAGVLASLADLAAGCAAGTLLPAGWVNMTVDVTLKILAPASGAAFLAHGRVVHAGLTTTIAAADVWCVPTTDGATVLSGAEGDEGFDIDADSGTGRSGSDDPLGPRRPAETMCATALITFRNIRRHPPRPPSRRPS; encoded by the coding sequence GTGGCGGTGCGCCCGGCCAACCCCGACTACGTCCGGTTCGTCACCGAGACGGTTCTCAGCATGCCCGCTGCGGCCCGGCTGGGTTTCCGGGTCGGGCGGGTGACACCCGGCGAGGTCGAACTCCTCCAGCCCTGGCGCCATGAGCTCACCCAGCATGACGGCCACCTGCAGGCTGGCGTCCTCGCCTCGCTGGCGGACCTCGCCGCCGGTTGCGCCGCGGGAACCCTGCTGCCGGCCGGCTGGGTCAACATGACCGTCGACGTCACCCTGAAGATCCTCGCCCCGGCGAGCGGCGCGGCCTTCCTCGCCCACGGCCGGGTGGTCCACGCGGGCCTGACGACGACCATCGCCGCCGCCGACGTCTGGTGCGTCCCGACCACTGACGGCGCAACCGTCCTTTCCGGTGCCGAGGGCGATGAAGGGTTCGACATCGACGCCGACTCAGGGACGGGCCGATCCGGGTCCGACGATCCACTCGGCCCCCGCCGACCCGCAGAGACGATGTGCGCCACCGCGCTGATCACCTTCCGCAACATCCGCCGCCATCCGCCCCGTCCGCCGAGCCGCCGCCCCAGCTGA
- a CDS encoding fatty acyl-AMP ligase, giving the protein MAGALLPDVLRRRAAGDPDGRAFILLDEHGDERAALTYRELYTRALAIADRLGRRCGPGERALLVFPQGLEFIVAYFGCLYARVIAVPVNPPRRGAVQDATRAIVRDCAPTAVLSTGPMIDVVRVPLEAVTGPLAWIAVDETVPEPTLEPTDAAPDWSGEPDTVAFLQYTSGSTADPKGVMVTHRNLAANQEMIRLAFGHDRHSTFVGWAPLFHDQGLIGNVLQPLYLGATGVLLDPGAFIRRPLLWLAAISRYRAHTSGGPNFAFDVCAAAAAGGGVPDLDLSCWRVAFNGAEPIRADTLRRFADAFAPVGFDPRALYPCYGLAEATLLVTGSRKGRGPRTLDADADGLGAGRYTPTPPGRGRPLVGSGLAPAAFDGATAQAEGAMALGPWVAAEVRIVDPETGRGAPPDRIGEIWVAGDHVAAGYWQRPAATADTFQARCADAPGRSYLRTGDLGLIVDGELYVVGRHKDMLVLRGRNHYPQDLEQTAAAAHPALRPGGCAAFAVPGPGGERPVVVQEVRGEPGTDADPADVAGSIRAAVVRQHDLTLADLVLVRPGTLPKTSSGKIMRAAARRRYLAGDLAPWAASPPAAPASSPAG; this is encoded by the coding sequence GTGGCGGGCGCCCTGCTGCCGGACGTGCTGCGCCGACGCGCCGCCGGCGACCCGGACGGGCGGGCGTTCATCCTGCTCGACGAGCACGGCGACGAGCGGGCCGCGCTGACCTACCGGGAGCTGTACACCCGGGCGCTGGCCATCGCCGACCGGCTGGGCCGCCGCTGCGGGCCGGGGGAGCGGGCGCTGCTGGTCTTCCCGCAGGGCCTGGAGTTCATCGTTGCCTACTTCGGCTGCCTGTACGCCCGCGTCATCGCCGTGCCGGTCAACCCGCCGCGCCGCGGCGCGGTCCAGGACGCCACCCGCGCGATCGTGCGGGACTGCGCGCCCACCGCCGTCCTGTCCACCGGCCCGATGATCGACGTGGTCCGGGTGCCGCTGGAGGCCGTCACCGGCCCGCTGGCGTGGATCGCGGTGGACGAGACCGTCCCCGAGCCGACCCTGGAGCCGACCGACGCTGCGCCGGACTGGTCGGGCGAGCCGGACACGGTCGCGTTCCTTCAGTACACCTCCGGGTCCACGGCCGACCCGAAGGGCGTGATGGTCACCCATCGCAACCTGGCGGCGAACCAGGAGATGATCCGGCTCGCCTTCGGCCACGACCGGCACTCGACGTTCGTCGGCTGGGCGCCGCTGTTCCACGACCAGGGCCTCATCGGCAACGTGCTGCAACCGCTGTACCTCGGCGCGACCGGCGTGCTGCTGGACCCGGGGGCGTTCATCCGCCGCCCACTGCTGTGGCTCGCGGCGATCTCCCGCTACCGCGCCCACACCAGCGGCGGTCCGAACTTCGCCTTCGACGTCTGCGCGGCCGCGGCGGCCGGCGGCGGCGTGCCCGACCTGGACCTGAGCTGCTGGCGGGTCGCGTTCAACGGCGCCGAACCGATCCGCGCCGACACGCTGCGCCGCTTCGCCGACGCCTTCGCCCCGGTCGGATTCGACCCGCGCGCGCTCTACCCCTGCTACGGCCTGGCCGAGGCGACGCTGCTGGTCACCGGCAGCCGCAAGGGCCGCGGCCCCCGCACCCTCGACGCGGACGCCGACGGGCTCGGCGCGGGCCGTTACACCCCGACCCCACCCGGCCGCGGCCGGCCCCTCGTCGGCTCCGGCCTTGCCCCCGCCGCCTTCGATGGCGCCACGGCGCAGGCCGAGGGCGCCATGGCGCTCGGGCCGTGGGTCGCAGCCGAGGTGCGGATCGTCGATCCGGAGACCGGGCGCGGCGCTCCGCCCGACCGGATCGGGGAGATCTGGGTCGCCGGCGACCACGTGGCGGCCGGCTACTGGCAGCGCCCGGCGGCCACCGCCGACACCTTTCAGGCCCGCTGCGCCGACGCGCCCGGCCGCTCCTATCTGCGCACCGGCGACCTCGGCCTGATCGTCGACGGCGAGCTGTACGTCGTGGGTCGGCACAAGGACATGCTGGTCCTGCGCGGCCGCAACCACTACCCGCAGGACCTCGAACAGACCGCCGCGGCGGCGCACCCCGCGCTGCGGCCCGGCGGGTGCGCCGCCTTCGCGGTCCCGGGCCCGGGCGGGGAACGCCCCGTCGTCGTCCAGGAGGTGCGCGGCGAACCCGGCACGGACGCCGACCCCGCGGACGTCGCCGGGTCGATCCGCGCCGCGGTGGTGCGCCAACACGACCTCACGCTGGCGGACCTGGTGCTCGTCCGCCCGGGCACACTGCCCAAGACCAGCAGCGGCAAGATCATGCGAGCCGCCGCCCGCCGCCGCTACCTGGCTGGCGACCTCGCACCGTGGGCGGCTTCGCCCCCTGCCGCGCCGGCGTCGTCCCCGGCCGGCTGA